The nucleotide sequence CAGACAAGTGAGAAGAAGGTTGATTCAAGAACGATCCTATCCAAGCATCATGATTTATGGAAGATAGAAGAATCCTTTAGGATAATGAAGAGCAATCTTGAAGTGAGACCGATGTTCCACTGGACACCAAGAAGGATAAAGGGTCATTTCGTTGTTTGTTTCCTTGCATTCTTGGTGTGTTTGCTGCAGAATATAAGTGGCTCTTCCTCAGATTATATGAATTAACTCATGATCACCTTCAATCGCAATAGTTCAAATGAACATCTCCCGTACATTATCCGCTTAATCACCTTAAGCTTGTTTATGACGCCTTCTATGACTCCATTGCTGAACTCAGTCCTGATCGCATTCTTAACTGCCTCAATGTCTCTTTCTATTCCCCTGGCAAAGGTTGTTAGCTCACGGATATTGAACTTTTTTACTTTTTCCAACCAGATTTCGAGCCTTGAATCATCTTTAATTCTAAATATGTCTCTGAAGTCGTTAACTGCCGAGCAGAGGTTTTGAAGGTTCTTGTTTGTCTTGAGATACTCTTCTATCTTCTCTTGATCTTCCACTTTGAACCTTGAGATATCATTGTGTAGAAATGAGATCAACAGTCCTCTTCTAAGAATCTTTTCGGGAGAAGTCTTTCTGTGCCTTCTTCCCAAACCTTCGTTGTATTCAGCCAAGAATGCGTTCAAATTCCTGTATGAACCTTTATATCCTTCTTTAACGATGACTCTGAATATGCTGGCTATTGTCTTTCTTTCATGATTAAGAGTGATTATAGTTTCTTTGTATGGGTCGAGTATGCTTCTTCTTTCTCTTGAGGCGCTCAGCATCCTTCCCTGATGCTTAACGTATTTTTTTGCTGTCCGGCAATCTATCTTCAGTTCTCTGGAAATGGCACTTACTGAGTATCCCTTCAGGTACATTTCTTTGACAGTCCCAACAAGCTCATTCTTCGCTTCTTCTGTTTCTCTACGTTTGATTTCGGCCTTGGTAAGTTTTCTCACTGTTTGATTTTCGCCAACTACTTCTTTCAGCTTTATTCTGGGAGGTATTGTGCGCCTAATATACTCGCTTGCTCCATCCATAAGGTTCTTAACCAGATGAAAACGATCACTTACCTGTAGTGCCCCGGGCA is from Mesotoga sp. Brook.08.105.5.1 and encodes:
- a CDS encoding ISL3 family transposase is translated as MNRTLLKTVCIDDFATRKGHTYGTVMVDYETSKVVDMIPSRDTGEVTEWLRGYPEIEVVSRDGSIGYAKAVAEALPGALQVSDRFHLVKNLMDGASEYIRRTIPPRIKLKEVVGENQTVRKLTKAEIKRRETEEAKNELVGTVKEMYLKGYSVSAISRELKIDCRTAKKYVKHQGRMLSASRERRSILDPYKETIITLNHERKTIASIFRVIVKEGYKGSYRNLNAFLAEYNEGLGRRHRKTSPEKILRRGLLISFLHNDISRFKVEDQEKIEEYLKTNKNLQNLCSAVNDFRDIFRIKDDSRLEIWLEKVKKFNIRELTTFARGIERDIEAVKNAIRTEFSNGVIEGVINKLKVIKRIMYGRCSFELLRLKVIMS